A region of the Pempheris klunzingeri isolate RE-2024b chromosome 6, fPemKlu1.hap1, whole genome shotgun sequence genome:
taatatataacgTATTGTACTGATATTCTACATGATCACGGTAGGAAAGTGCACATGGTCAgtacaaaaaaaccaaaaaaaaaaacattgccaCATTATTGatatttgattaattattgaaatatttaaactgaCCATTTAAAAATAGACTAGCCTTATAAACTAcactacaaaaacacacttgaaCAATTGaaattaatacatttcaaaccTGTTGGGCCAGTTACGCTGAATGCACAGTTTTTCTGAACCTTTATTTTGTCATAAACTGACCCAGTTTCTATTTTAAAACTGGTTTGACCCCTTTGCAAAGCTTTAGATTAGACAGAAGCATAATGCCTCCATGCCTGCACTATCACCTAACAAGCTTACAAGAGCAGCTCAATGTCTGTGGCTGACATTTTTttcgagttttttttttttttagagtaaCAGGCATTTCTGTCCTCAGCATGGGGTTGCCTGTGCAGTCCGCCAACTTGCCCAGTGTAAACACAAAGAGAGCTCCTTTAAAAATACTCAGTGTTTATTTGAACGTTCAGCTCGGACACCTTGCGTGGCCTACACCTGTCTGAGTCTTATCAGGACTACATGGGTGGGGTTGAAGATAATGAGCGATCCAACTGAACATTACAAACAAAGTGTGTGAATGACAGCAAGTGTTGGTTATAACAATACACTCACAATTACGTTGTGTGGGACTTTACTCATCCTTCTTGAACTTCCCTCTAATGTAGGGCACATAGTCTAGAAATAATCGCCAGTCTGTGAAGTGAACAAGTGCCACTCCGCCAACTGTTCCCCAGGCAACCATATTTGGTACCCTGGATGGAAGAAACCGATAGGATTCATtaatgagacagaaacacaattgATCACAGTATACTAATCACAAGAAAAATGGATAGTTATACTCAATTAGTTAATTCAAGTGGAATGATGATCTTCCGAGTGATGCATTTGTTAGGATCAAGTTTTTAAGTTTAAGCATGCACACCACCCGAAGTCTACGCACAAACAGGCACAGTGACGATGGTTGTGACTCACTTGTgcttgttcttttaaaaaaaataccaaattcATCTTTTAAAGATCTGTTCAGACTGCAGCAGTttgaacttaaaaaaaaaaaaaaaaatccagattttTCTCAATTTATTAGCAGCTGCAATTTTCACaagtgcattttatttgtgaTTACTGATGACCAGAATCAAAAGAATTATCCTGAGCACTGGTGTAAATTCAAGGCAAGtgcatgagagagagtgaattaCTGATACAGCAAAGGGCCTGTTAGTtgagtgacagaaaaatggGGTTGATAATGAATAAGTTGGCACTCACTGTCATTTATTAGCTCATCAACAATTCGTTGATCTCAGTAATATACAAGAATAATAATGAACATTGTAATCTACTCCTCGGCAGTGGCCCTCTGACTCTTCTTGAGTGCACTTTGCAAGGTCACTGATAGCGCTGTGCACTCAAAGTTAATACAAGAACAAACAGCTGTGAAGGATGATTAAAATCTAAGCAGGCTGAAGTACAACCAATCAAATCAGATTTGAGGGAGAAAATCAGTACATTAAAGCGCGATAAAGCCATTGACGAACAcattattttctaataatacTACATATGGGTCAGCCTTTAATATATATCGTGATTCTGCAGACATAAACTGGTCAAATATTTGATAAACTGTGATATTAGCACCATTACATGTTTGCATGGGAGTGCGTAGTTAATCACTTGTGGCACTGAAGGGTCGAGGTTTAAGAATAACTTTGATAGGATTaacaaataattacatttccGATACATTACAGATAACACAACACtcacaaataaagttatttaccGTCTCGTCCTCACTAACCCTGCTGCTCTGTTATCTAGTTAATAAGATTGTGCTAGTTAGCCAAGTCAGTAGGGAATTAACAGGCAGGCTGAGCTAAAGTTAGCTAGCAAACCAAACGAgtcacacacaaggacacagacGCTCTCATAGCATAATTGTAACATGACAAAAGCCCTCAAAATGAATTCCCGGCGCTGTTCTCGGCCTCTGCTATTGGTTTAACTTACCACGTCCTGAGAATACCCAAGTATTTGGGACCGACGAACTTATTTAGGATTTTCTGGACCATCCTGACCTTCTCTGGGTTGCGTCGCTTGACTCCATGCAATGTTTTCTGGCTGATGGCTGTGAAGGACCCTGGGCTGCCTCTTCTTATGCCTGTTCAAAATAACAAGCGGGCTGCGTGTACCAGCTCAGGGTCGTTTCAGGCCACCATTTCAGAGGGTTTCTGTCTTAAAGAATCCGTGTGCTCGGCCACTCAGCTGTGACTTGTACTCCAGATCTGTGCATGTTGGCTTTAtgaaataaattgcacaaaTTGGGAACATGTATTTAATTCATATGTGGTGTCTTGTTTTCATAATGATTGAACTTTCACAAACGCACTTGTTTCCTAAACGGCTATTGGCGAtggaaaatatgaacaaattCATTTTCCGAACTACAATAAACCCTTTATTACaatgttttcctttattttccttttatgtATACAATATTCAAATGCCAGACATTGGAAAAGGTATAATCTGTTATTAAAAATGGCACATTTATTGCTACATTACTGTTATATACAAGACAGTTCTCaactatatatatttatatatataaaaaaaattaaaaaaaaaacaaacaaaaaaaaaacagagagagagagagagagagagcaagagagataTTGAGTGAGGCACTCCAAGGACCCTGCAGGAGTCAACAGTGTCCTCACTCCAAAGATGTCAGGCTCTGTACCTGTGAATGTATTTACCACTCAATAGTCTCCCTCCTTTTTATTTCGACAGAGATGTGACAAAATAGCTGAAAGCAAGTGTTTCATTACCGCTTTCTTATACCAAAAGAAGTTCAAGCCCATCAACTAAACATTTTCCATCATAATATTGTAACTGTCTGTTAACATTATGTGCTCCTGCAGTGGTCGGGTTGCTTTTCTGCCGATTTcaaactgtttctgtgtcaAGACTCGTATTATGAAATAAGATTCCCCCAAACAAATAATTTGAGAATGGAGCTGGCAGGATAATGGGATGTTCACAGAATACTAAATGACGTCAAGTCAGAGTTTCCCTTGGGACCAAACGGCAATATTGAGCACACTTACTGATCTTGtcataataaaaagtaaaacttcAGATACAACTATTTGAGAGAGGCAATCAGAACTTCTCACAACAAGTCTCCGTCAACGCCATCAAAGAGCTGGAAGAGTAAAAGGTCAGATGTGAAAATCGTCACTGGAGACTAAATATACTGAGAGTCACTGCAGCAAAGGGCTTGCACTCTGATATACAGAAATTTAAAATGCTCCAAGTCATTAGAGGCTCCAGCTACCACGGAAAAATAACTCACTCCCTAAATTGAAATTGAAGCAACACATACACTGAAACATGTTAATGTGCATCAAAAGCAGACAATCAGAGCCAAAAGCAGCATCTCTTGAACCCCGTAATGTCAAGTGATTTAGCAATATAGGGCAGATAGAAAGAAAACTCATGACCTGGACCCATGACCTTAACTAAAACAGCAGTTTGGACAATATAATCCAGTTg
Encoded here:
- the LOC139202775 gene encoding cytochrome b-c1 complex subunit 10-like — encoded protein: MVQKILNKFVGPKYLGILRTWVPNMVAWGTVGGVALVHFTDWRLFLDYVPYIRGKFKKDE